Proteins encoded by one window of Bacteroidales bacterium:
- a CDS encoding phosphatidylserine decarboxylase family protein, with product MDDNAKKLIWLKIHREGLKIIGFSGLFLLLLNFLMHYLFPEWYWINLFISIISLLLWAIIIFFFRVPKRDFFCEHGQILAPADGKVVVIEKTFEKEYFNDERIQISIFMSPLNVHINWIPVNGTILYSQYHPGTYVVAWKPKASEENERFTTVVKTYNNEEILIRQIAGKLARRIVTYALPEMECIQGQQLGFIKFGSRVDIFLPLNANIKVSLNQKVKGNKTVIAEI from the coding sequence ATGGACGACAATGCAAAAAAATTGATATGGCTTAAAATACATCGCGAAGGATTAAAAATAATAGGATTTTCGGGATTGTTCTTACTATTATTAAACTTTTTAATGCATTATTTATTTCCCGAATGGTATTGGATAAATCTTTTTATAAGTATTATTTCGCTTTTATTATGGGCTATTATTATATTCTTTTTTAGAGTACCAAAAAGAGATTTCTTTTGTGAACATGGACAAATTTTAGCACCTGCCGATGGAAAAGTGGTTGTAATTGAAAAAACATTTGAGAAAGAATATTTTAACGATGAACGTATTCAAATATCAATTTTTATGTCTCCACTCAATGTACATATTAATTGGATTCCCGTAAACGGCACGATTTTGTACTCTCAATATCACCCAGGCACATATGTAGTGGCATGGAAGCCAAAAGCATCTGAAGAAAACGAGCGTTTTACTACTGTAGTTAAAACATACAATAACGAAGAAATACTTATTCGCCAAATTGCAGGCAAATTAGCTCGCCGAATTGTTACTTACGCATTGCCCGAAATGGAATGTATACAAGGGCAACAACTCGGTTTTATTAAATTCGGTTCGCGAGTAGACATTTTTTTACCACTTAATGCAAACATTAAAGTTTCGTTAAATCAAAAAGTTAAAGGTAATAAAACAGTAATTGCCGAAATATAA
- a CDS encoding ATP-dependent metallopeptidase FtsH/Yme1/Tma family protein: MDEKKLNKLPKFKFNIYWIYMVILLGFIILQFYDFGGSPEEIDFYKLKEMITANEIEKIVVVNKETAEIYLRPQAFNSEKYKNLKQKGLRINQPQFYLTILSIDAFQENLEKIQADFPPEQRVVLKTEIRKDVWGDLFSWLILPILLIVFWIIIFRRMAGGGSGGSQIFNIGKSKAKVFDKESRINVNFNDVAGLDEAKIELQEIVEFLKNPKKYTELGGKIPKGALLIGPPGTGKTLLAKAVAGEANVPFFSISGSDFVEMFVGVGASRVRDLFRQAKEKAPCIVFIDEIDAVGRARGRNPNFGSNDERENTLNQLLTEMDGFDSNSGVIILAATNRADMLDKALVRAGRFDRQIHVELPELKEREAIFKVHLRPIKYDPSLDISFLAKQTPGFSGADIANICNEAALIAARKEKKIVERQDFLDAIDRIVGGLERKNKVITLDEKKVIAFHEAGHATVSWFCQYANPLVKVTIIPRGKSLGAAWYLPEERQLSNKEQLFDEMCATLGGRASEEIIFGKISTGALNDLERVSKQAYAMIVYFGMSETLGNVSYFDSTGQSEFMFSKPYSEKTAEIIDKEVKNIIHNQYERAKSILIEHREGLEKLAQLLLEKEVIFTEDVEAIFGKRPFATPQEELEKENISETKSEININTISHEKE; this comes from the coding sequence ATGGACGAAAAGAAACTAAATAAATTACCCAAATTTAAATTCAATATTTATTGGATTTACATGGTCATTCTTTTGGGATTTATTATATTACAATTTTACGATTTTGGTGGGAGTCCCGAAGAAATTGATTTCTACAAACTAAAAGAAATGATCACAGCCAATGAGATTGAAAAAATTGTTGTCGTCAATAAAGAAACTGCAGAAATTTACTTACGTCCTCAAGCCTTTAACTCAGAAAAATATAAAAACCTAAAACAAAAAGGATTACGTATTAACCAACCACAATTTTATCTAACTATTTTATCGATCGATGCTTTTCAAGAGAATCTCGAAAAAATTCAAGCCGATTTCCCACCCGAACAACGAGTTGTTTTAAAAACAGAAATACGTAAAGACGTTTGGGGCGATTTATTTTCATGGCTAATACTTCCTATTTTGCTCATCGTTTTTTGGATCATCATTTTCCGCCGTATGGCAGGAGGAGGATCGGGCGGAAGTCAAATTTTTAATATCGGAAAATCGAAAGCAAAAGTTTTTGACAAAGAATCACGTATTAATGTAAATTTCAACGATGTAGCCGGTTTAGATGAAGCTAAAATTGAACTTCAAGAGATTGTTGAGTTTCTAAAAAATCCCAAAAAATACACAGAACTCGGTGGCAAAATTCCCAAGGGAGCATTATTAATAGGTCCTCCAGGAACGGGTAAAACCTTATTGGCTAAAGCTGTGGCTGGCGAAGCCAATGTCCCATTTTTCTCCATTAGTGGTTCCGATTTTGTTGAAATGTTTGTTGGTGTAGGTGCTTCGCGAGTTCGCGATTTGTTCCGACAAGCAAAAGAAAAAGCCCCCTGTATTGTATTTATCGATGAAATTGATGCCGTAGGTAGAGCACGCGGAAGAAATCCTAATTTTGGCTCAAACGACGAACGCGAAAATACACTAAACCAATTACTTACCGAAATGGATGGTTTTGATAGCAACTCGGGAGTTATTATCTTAGCCGCTACCAATAGAGCCGATATGCTCGATAAGGCATTGGTTCGTGCTGGCCGTTTCGACCGTCAAATCCACGTCGAATTACCCGAACTAAAAGAGCGTGAAGCTATTTTTAAAGTACACCTCAGACCTATTAAATACGACCCTTCACTCGATATTTCGTTTTTAGCCAAACAAACACCTGGTTTTAGTGGCGCCGACATTGCAAATATTTGCAACGAAGCTGCCCTTATAGCTGCTCGTAAAGAGAAAAAAATTGTCGAACGCCAAGACTTTCTCGATGCTATCGATAGAATAGTTGGAGGATTAGAACGAAAAAATAAAGTAATTACCCTCGATGAAAAAAAGGTGATTGCTTTTCACGAAGCCGGACATGCTACCGTAAGTTGGTTTTGCCAATATGCCAACCCTCTTGTAAAAGTTACTATTATTCCGCGAGGAAAAAGCTTAGGAGCAGCATGGTACTTACCCGAAGAACGACAACTTTCAAATAAAGAACAACTGTTTGATGAAATGTGTGCTACTTTAGGCGGTAGAGCATCCGAAGAAATAATATTTGGAAAAATATCGACGGGTGCGCTCAATGATTTAGAACGTGTCTCTAAGCAAGCCTACGCTATGATTGTATATTTTGGTATGAGCGAAACCTTAGGAAATGTTAGTTACTTCGATAGTACAGGACAATCAGAATTTATGTTCTCGAAACCCTATAGCGAAAAAACAGCCGAAATTATTGATAAAGAAGTTAAAAATATTATTCATAATCAATACGAACGAGCTAAATCTATTTTAATCGAACATCGCGAAGGTCTCGAAAAATTAGCTCAACTACTCCTTGAAAAAGAAGTAATTTTTACCGAAGATGTGGAAGCTATTTTTGGGAAAAGACCTTTTGCTACTCCACAAGAAGAATTAGAAAAAGAAAATATATCGGAAACAAAATCGGAAATCAATATTAATACGATATCACATGAAAAAGAATAA
- a CDS encoding phosphatidate cytidylyltransferase produces MLAWNNLIQRSISGIVFLLVMVGMLYIGSITYFLLMSIIITLSLYEFYLMVKRLHIHIPYLYILVIGLTIFTTHFFISLNLIDNRWLFIFIIPFIFFLFVGELYRYHKKPIHNIAFSLLAIVYLVVPIALLNNLVFIERQDLLNINNTDIQNYEGFVSDVLFFNPERTIIYSPFIILGYFTIIWLYDSLAYLFGVSFGKHRLFERISPKKSWEGAIGGGIATVALTFFFPQVFHMLSWQNWMILAVLVIFSSTMGDLVESLFKRTLDLKDSGNFIPGHGGILDRFDSVFLSAPVAYIYLQLSM; encoded by the coding sequence ATGTTAGCTTGGAATAATCTTATACAGCGTTCTATTAGTGGTATAGTATTCTTATTAGTAATGGTAGGAATGCTATATATAGGAAGTATTACATACTTTTTGTTAATGAGCATTATTATTACACTATCGCTCTACGAATTTTATTTAATGGTAAAAAGGCTACACATCCATATTCCATACTTATATATACTTGTTATTGGGTTGACAATTTTTACAACTCATTTTTTTATTAGTCTCAATTTAATTGATAATCGTTGGCTTTTCATTTTCATAATTCCATTTATTTTTTTCTTGTTTGTGGGTGAGCTTTATCGTTACCACAAAAAACCTATTCACAATATTGCATTTAGCCTATTAGCCATCGTTTACTTGGTCGTTCCCATTGCTCTTTTAAACAATTTGGTATTTATTGAACGTCAGGATTTACTAAACATAAATAACACCGATATTCAAAACTACGAAGGTTTTGTTAGCGATGTTTTATTTTTTAATCCTGAAAGAACGATCATATATTCCCCTTTCATAATTTTAGGATATTTTACCATTATATGGCTTTACGATTCATTAGCATATTTATTTGGAGTTTCTTTTGGCAAACATCGTCTTTTCGAACGCATATCACCCAAAAAATCATGGGAAGGAGCTATAGGCGGAGGAATAGCTACGGTTGCTCTTACTTTCTTTTTCCCACAAGTTTTTCATATGCTTTCGTGGCAAAACTGGATGATTTTAGCCGTTTTAGTTATTTTTTCAAGTACTATGGGCGATTTGGTTGAATCGCTCTTTAAACGCACATTAGACCTCAAAGACTCCGGAAATTTCATTCCTGGACATGGCGGTATATTAGACCGTTTCGACAGCGTTTTTTTGTCGGCTCCTGTTGCTTATATATATTTGCAATTATCGATGTAA
- the rsfS gene encoding ribosome silencing factor, whose protein sequence is MAKRVLKNKKNTKDLLEVILEAADEKKAHNIIAINLSSFESRVSDYFVICSADTTVQIESIVENIQVKTKKVLNEAPFSVEGKQNAYWIILDYINIVVHVMQTQAREYYEIEKLWADAEIITYNAV, encoded by the coding sequence ATGGCAAAACGAGTTTTAAAAAATAAAAAAAACACCAAAGACTTATTGGAGGTTATATTAGAAGCTGCCGACGAAAAAAAAGCCCATAATATTATTGCTATAAACCTTAGTTCATTTGAATCAAGGGTTAGCGATTATTTTGTAATTTGCAGCGCCGACACTACGGTTCAAATTGAAAGTATTGTCGAAAACATTCAAGTAAAAACAAAAAAAGTACTTAACGAAGCTCCTTTTTCGGTAGAAGGTAAACAAAATGCATATTGGATTATTTTAGACTATATCAATATTGTTGTTCATGTAATGCAAACTCAAGCACGTGAATATTACGAGATTGAAAAATTATGGGCCGATGCAGAAATTATAACGTATAATGCTGTTTAA
- a CDS encoding 2-oxoacid:acceptor oxidoreductase subunit alpha — MSKVKNAIELESAVVKFVGDSGDGMQLVGTLFADTTAYDGNDLATFPDYPAEIRPPQNTIVGVSGFQVHFGSKKILTFGEKLDLLVALNPASLKANLKWTKADTVILVDVDAFDESALEKSGYSSNPLTDGSLKGRKLIQVPVTTLIKEKTASLGIDNKTALRTRNMLMLGLALRVFNKRTDYCERYIDKKFGNKGNVAELNKMILKVGYDYFDKLPSEEKISFYVAQAKLEKGKYRNINGNTATAWGLIAAAERANLQLYLGSYPITPATEILMELAKHKSLGVKVVQAEDEIAGITSAIGASFAGALAATSTSGPGLSLKSEALGLAVMLELPLVVVNVQRGGPSTGLPTKSEQADLVQALYGRNGEAPMLIMAADSPADCFYSAFMAAKLSVEHMTPCILLTDGSLGNGSELFKIPDVNTMPEIKPPYAQPNTQYQPYERNPETLARYWAIPGTEGLRHRIGGLEKENITGIVSTDPDNHELMVKLRAEKVQRIANYIPDQEVFGEQEGDLLVVSWGGTKGVIRESVIEMQKEGKKVSHAHFRYIMPLPKNTQQIFSKFKKIIVCELNSGQFVGYLRATLPQFKYDQANKVQSLPFFIDELKEKYYKLLEE, encoded by the coding sequence ATGAGCAAAGTAAAAAATGCAATTGAACTTGAAAGCGCAGTAGTTAAATTTGTAGGTGATTCGGGCGATGGAATGCAACTAGTCGGAACCCTTTTTGCCGATACTACTGCTTACGATGGAAATGATTTAGCTACATTTCCTGATTATCCAGCAGAAATTCGCCCTCCGCAAAATACAATCGTTGGAGTATCGGGTTTTCAAGTACATTTTGGAAGTAAAAAAATTTTAACTTTCGGGGAAAAACTCGATTTATTAGTTGCACTAAATCCTGCTTCGTTAAAGGCAAATCTTAAATGGACTAAAGCAGACACGGTAATTTTAGTTGATGTTGATGCATTTGACGAAAGTGCGCTCGAAAAATCGGGTTATTCATCGAATCCTTTAACCGATGGAAGTTTAAAAGGCCGAAAGCTGATACAAGTTCCAGTTACTACCCTTATTAAGGAAAAGACAGCTTCGTTAGGCATTGATAATAAAACCGCTCTTCGAACCCGCAACATGTTAATGTTAGGCTTAGCATTACGCGTTTTTAACAAAAGAACAGACTATTGTGAGCGTTACATCGATAAAAAATTCGGCAACAAAGGCAATGTTGCTGAATTAAATAAAATGATTCTAAAAGTTGGTTATGACTATTTTGATAAACTTCCAAGCGAAGAAAAAATTAGCTTTTATGTAGCTCAAGCCAAACTCGAAAAAGGTAAATACAGAAATATAAATGGAAATACCGCCACTGCATGGGGGTTAATAGCTGCTGCCGAACGTGCTAATTTACAGTTGTATTTAGGTTCATATCCTATTACACCTGCAACCGAGATCTTAATGGAACTTGCAAAACACAAATCGTTAGGAGTTAAAGTTGTTCAAGCAGAAGATGAAATAGCAGGTATTACTTCAGCTATAGGTGCAAGTTTTGCAGGAGCATTAGCAGCTACTTCTACTTCTGGTCCTGGCTTATCGCTAAAAAGTGAGGCACTCGGTTTAGCTGTTATGCTCGAATTACCCTTGGTAGTGGTTAATGTACAGCGTGGAGGTCCATCGACTGGATTACCTACAAAATCGGAACAAGCCGATTTAGTTCAGGCATTGTATGGTCGTAATGGCGAAGCTCCTATGTTGATTATGGCAGCAGATTCGCCTGCCGATTGTTTTTATTCAGCATTTATGGCAGCCAAACTTAGTGTTGAACATATGACTCCTTGTATTTTACTTACCGATGGGTCATTAGGAAATGGTTCCGAGTTGTTTAAAATTCCTGATGTAAATACCATGCCCGAAATAAAACCACCTTATGCACAACCTAATACTCAATATCAGCCATACGAACGCAACCCCGAAACCTTAGCTCGTTATTGGGCAATACCTGGTACTGAAGGTTTGCGTCATCGTATAGGTGGATTAGAAAAAGAAAATATTACAGGAATTGTTAGTACTGATCCTGATAATCATGAGCTTATGGTTAAGTTGCGAGCCGAAAAAGTACAGCGTATAGCCAATTATATTCCCGATCAAGAAGTTTTTGGTGAACAAGAAGGCGATTTGCTTGTTGTAAGTTGGGGTGGCACTAAAGGTGTAATTCGTGAATCGGTAATTGAAATGCAAAAGGAAGGTAAAAAAGTGAGCCATGCACATTTTCGTTATATAATGCCATTACCCAAAAATACCCAACAAATATTTTCAAAATTTAAAAAAATAATTGTTTGTGAGCTTAACAGTGGTCAATTTGTAGGATATTTGAGGGCTACTTTACCACAATTTAAATACGATCAAGCCAATAAGGTACAATCGTTGCCTTTCTTTATTGATGAATTAAAAGAAAAATACTATAAATTATTGGAGGAATAA
- a CDS encoding 2-oxoacid:ferredoxin oxidoreductase subunit beta, which translates to MSPIINSIERSNVELTKEDFVSGLPVKWCPGCGAHAILAAVENVFPKIGYKKENFTIVSGIGCSSRFPYYVNTYGFHGIHGRAHAIATGVKVANPKLSVWIATGDGDSMAIGGNHFIHIIRRNVDVNIILFNNMIYGLTKGQYSPTTPMGSVTKTSPYGTIEHPFNTGELVMGAQGTFFARVPDNNVKLMTEVLFEAAKHDGTSVVEVFQNCVIFNDKVHAQITSKEYKDENQVILKNGEPIIFGANKDKGIRLNGTRLEVVKIGEKGVTEEDLLVHDQYQQDPGIHLMLAKMGPPHFPVAMGVIRSAMYPTYDDLVEMQIEEAKKTSKIKCVNDLLNSGDTFEIS; encoded by the coding sequence ATGTCACCTATTATAAATAGTATCGAACGTTCAAACGTTGAACTTACCAAAGAAGATTTTGTTAGCGGATTGCCGGTAAAATGGTGTCCTGGTTGTGGAGCTCATGCCATATTAGCTGCAGTAGAAAATGTTTTTCCAAAAATTGGCTACAAAAAAGAAAATTTTACTATTGTTTCGGGTATAGGTTGTTCGTCACGATTCCCATATTATGTTAATACTTATGGATTTCATGGCATTCATGGTAGAGCGCATGCTATTGCTACCGGCGTAAAAGTGGCCAACCCTAAACTTAGTGTTTGGATAGCAACCGGCGATGGCGACTCTATGGCTATTGGTGGAAACCATTTTATACATATTATTCGTCGAAATGTAGATGTAAATATTATTTTATTTAATAATATGATTTATGGTTTAACCAAAGGGCAATATTCGCCAACTACTCCAATGGGTTCAGTTACTAAAACTTCGCCCTATGGTACCATTGAACATCCTTTTAATACAGGAGAATTAGTAATGGGGGCACAAGGAACCTTCTTTGCTCGTGTTCCTGATAATAATGTTAAACTTATGACTGAAGTATTATTTGAAGCAGCTAAACACGATGGCACTTCAGTTGTTGAAGTATTTCAAAATTGTGTTATTTTTAATGATAAAGTTCATGCTCAAATAACATCGAAAGAATATAAAGACGAAAATCAGGTAATTCTTAAAAATGGCGAACCCATTATTTTTGGTGCCAATAAAGATAAGGGTATCCGATTAAATGGCACACGCTTAGAAGTGGTTAAAATTGGAGAAAAAGGTGTTACCGAAGAAGATCTATTAGTTCATGATCAATATCAACAAGATCCTGGTATACATTTAATGCTTGCAAAAATGGGACCTCCTCATTTTCCTGTAGCAATGGGAGTTATACGTTCTGCTATGTATCCTACTTACGATGACCTTGTTGAAATGCAGATAGAAGAAGCCAAAAAGACAAGTAAAATTAAATGTGTTAATGATTTATTAAATAGTGGTGATACCTTTGAAATTAGCTAA